Part of the Paludisphaera borealis genome, TCGGCTCGACGGTTCGTCGATCGCGGCCGCCTCGGTCCGGATCTTGCAAGGAGACAAGGGGAAGCAGGCTGAGACGGTCCGCTATCCGTGACCTAGAGTTGAAATGGAGAGACTTGGACGTCTTCGAGTCCCGTAGTCGGCGACCTTATCGAGAAGTGCCATGACGAGCAACCCGCGACGTTCTTTTCGAGGTGACGCGCCGCAGATCGGCAGCCCCGTGCTCGAACGCCGATTCTGGACGCGCGAACCCGCCAGGGACGCCGAAGCGACCCTGACCTGGACTCAAGACGGGGCCGAAGTCGCCGTCGCGGCCCACCTCGTGGATCTCAGCGTCCGCGGCGCGGCGGTGATCCTCGCCAAGATCCCCCCGCGCGGGGCGGTCATCCGGCTCGGACTCGCGGCGGTCGAGACGGCGACCGTGGAGGGTCGCGTCGTCGCGATGCGGCTTCACCCCAAGCGCGGCTGGTTGATCCTGCACATCAAGTTCACCGCCGACTGCCCGAAAGCACTCTACGACCAGGCGGTGGACGGCGCCGATGGCGAGGGCTGATCGAACCGATCGCTGCTCGCCGTGACGCCTACCC contains:
- a CDS encoding PilZ domain-containing protein, whose product is MTSNPRRSFRGDAPQIGSPVLERRFWTREPARDAEATLTWTQDGAEVAVAAHLVDLSVRGAAVILAKIPPRGAVIRLGLAAVETATVEGRVVAMRLHPKRGWLILHIKFTADCPKALYDQAVDGADGEG